In a genomic window of Diabrotica undecimpunctata isolate CICGRU chromosome 2, icDiaUnde3, whole genome shotgun sequence:
- the LOC140433071 gene encoding uncharacterized protein, with protein sequence MANRQRSTNFNETEIQLLAALVKEHMKGVNKEEIRKETWDKITQKFNSQIGGVFRSSKVLKTKYKNLRTTAKKFADIKLNYRGTGGGPPNNIIITELDETIKYIHGPQVVGTTSSYDDDAEASAALEDERDTPMIVCTEKDKIGIQEDLICEFIDEPVIDENSSNNANENMCSTETDHINWKSYTPSTLRTPVSNELKATKTKAQHKDEPLKNKIGSWAKSKIQLTELQREQHVKEHELKMLHLKEKHKKELELMEVESKIRMEFVRKEHEARMKKINSDV encoded by the exons atgGCTAATAGGCAACGTTCAACGAATTTTAATGAGACTGAAATTCAGCTCTTGGCAGCTTTAGTAAAGGAGCATATGAAAGGGGTAAACAAGGAAGAAATCAGGAAGGAAACATGGGATAAAATTACCCAGAAGTTTAATTCGCAAATAGGGGGAGTCTTCCGTTCAAGTAAAGTGCTCAAAACCAAATATAAAAATTTGCGCACAACTGCAAAAAAATTTGCTGATATAAAGCTAAACTATCGAGGCACAGGTGGTGGTCCCCCCAATAATATTATCATAACGGAATTAGATGAGACTATAAAATATATTCATGGTCCGCAAGTCGTTGGAACCACAAGCTCATATGACGATGATGCCGAAGCTAGTGCAG CATTAGAAGATGAGAGAGACACTCCAATGATAGTTTGCACTG AAAAAGACAAGATTGGAATCCAGGAAGATCTTATTTGTGAGTTCATTGATGAACCTGTAATTGATGAGAACAGTAGTAACAATGCAAACGAAAATATGTGTTCTACAG aaaCTGACCATATAAATTGGAAGTCTTACACACCTAGTACTTTACGCACTCCTGTATCCAATGAATTGAAAGCAACTAAAACTAAAg CGCAACATAAAGATGAACCACTAAAGAACAAAATAGGAAGTTGGGCTAAATCAAAAATACAGCTCACAGAGCTACAAAGAGAACAACATGTGAAAGAACATGAGTTAAAAATGTTGcatttaaaagaaaaacacaaaaaagaacTTGAATTAATGGAAGTTGAATCCAAAATAAGGATGGAGTTTGTACGGAAGGAACATGAAGCAAGGATGAAGAAAATAAATTCTGATGTATAA